The following nucleotide sequence is from Acyrthosiphon pisum isolate AL4f chromosome A2, pea_aphid_22Mar2018_4r6ur, whole genome shotgun sequence.
AACATATCTAACCTTCtgaagtaaaaaaattgtatcgaGTTTCGACTTAGTAAGTTTTGAATTTGTATCGTCGAATAGATAACAAAGTTTAAGAAGATAATATGTAAttctaaatttgattttgattttcccGCGGTTCTGCGGTACAAACGGTCCATTGTCTAAAATCATtaatcagtggcgtcatttaNNNNNNNNNNNNNNNNNNNNNNNNNNNNNNNNNNNNNNNNNNNNNNNNNNNNNNNNNNNNNNNNNNNNNNNNNNNNNNNNNNNNNNNNNNNNNNNNNNNNNNNNNNNNNNNNNNNNNNNNNNNNNNNNNNNNNNNNNNNNNNNNNNNNNNNNNNNNNNNNNNNNNNNNNNNNNNNNNNNNNNNNNNNNNNNNNNNNNNNNNNNNNNNNNNNNNNNNNNNNNNNNNNNNNNNNNNNNNNNNNNNNNNNNNNNNNNNNNNNNNNNNNNNNNNNNNNNNNNNNNNNNNNNNNNNNNNNNNNNNNNNNNNNNNNNNNNNNNNNNNNNNNNNNNNNNNNNNNNNNNNNNNNNNNNNNNNNNNNNNNNNNNNNNNNNNNNNNNNNNNNNNNNNNNNNNNNNNNNNNNNNNAATGTATTTTAGAGACTAGAGTGAGagtatcaattaatatactCTATTCACCGTAAGTTAACGCACTTTTTTTTGCGTATGCATATATTGTTGAACACATTGTGATTCTATAGATCACTACGTATGCGCCCGTGGTGTTTCAAGATGTGAAACTGTAGGACTACAGTGAACTGTATTGTAACAATGTTTTCACCATACTCAAAAAAAAGGCGGTAAACTTTCGGCGGTAGactgtaatatatacaaaaaggGTACAATAACGagatgacataaaaaaaatgtatagaagaTTCCCCACAATTGTTTGCATCTTTTTACTCCGTATCCGTGGtgtattgtttttcgtatacaatggtttatcattgaattcaaatgttacatccatttcaagtttcaacgttaaataaataaatcgttgCAAAATTCTACgtaatgaaattttttgtaaaacgaaaaaaagtattaaatatatatttaagaatatatttatcattttttttttagaaactgaAAGTaagtgtattttgtatttattgatagcaaatataatattgatgtgaGACTTCTTATGTGCGGTACCTGACCGCGGCAAACTATGTTTTTTTAGGTTTACTTTAGTAtagaacctatataatagataacATATTATGGTCTACGTGTTTAGCCTTTATCATCTCATAAGCgtatataaaaggaaaataattATGGGCAAACATATCTTTAATTATGTTTCTTCCGTaacaatataaaacttatttatataattgatattttacaagttttatataatctaaataatacctTAGAATAAAaccgtaaaaatattatttccatgaCATTACATTCTCCCATCTAGTAATTATGACTCAACTTATTGATTGTGAGGGGTGGGAAGTCCAGGGACTGAAACCGGAACCTAAAAACTGATTACTGGATTAAATCTAAGagaaatcacttttttttttgcgtatgCATAGTTTTCTGAACACATTGTGACATTATAGCTCACTACGTATACGCCCGTGGTGTTTCAAGATATGAAACTGTAGGACTACAGTGAACTGTATCGTAACAATGTTTTCACCATCTCTAAAAAAAAGGTGGTAAACTTTCAGCGATAGACTGTAATATATACAAAGGAGGGAGAAGGACTATACTAGGACGAAGTGCCTCCCTGTAGCGCCGcgattaaaccaaaaaaaaaaaaaatatatacaaaggaAACAATACCGAGATATTTTTGGACCACGTTAGTAAATATGCTTTGCTTCCAATGGATATATCTTCAACTAAACATCTGTCATTTATATTTCTGcgtaaaaaaacaatacattgcGTGATAATAACTTCATATTTTATCCAAGTTAACTGCTCAAATAaattgcgtaaataataaatcatccctgaaaaaaatatttattcggaAATCCAATTTGTCATGCGTACTTGGGCactatcaatataaattcttCTTCTTTTTTGGCTTTTACGGGCCATTTAGGTCCATTGCCGCAGCAACCACTTGCCTCCATCTATCTCTATCTTGAGCTATTTCTTTTCCGTCATTCACTCCCAGTCTCGATGCATCTTTTGTAATCCTGTCTTTCCACCGCTGTCTGGGTCGTCCTCTTGGTCTTCTTGTGTCCGGCTTCCAGCCCGTGGCCAATCCTATGGGGCCTCCAGATCTCCACACATGACCAGCCCATTCCAGTCTACTAAAAGACCccaattatatttgtttcgCCATATAGTTCTTCTATTTCTCGATTTGTTGTTAATTCGAAATCCCCCAGAGTGTTTCTTTTTGGCCCAAATATCCTTCTAAGAACCTTCCGTTCAAACGTAGCTAGTCTATTTTCGTCCGTCACTGTTGTTGCCCATGCACCGCAGGCGTATAGTGCTACCGGTCTTATCAGAACTTTGTACAACGTTATTTTCGTTTTCCATGATATGAGTTTTGACTTGAGTAGGGGTACTAGTCCAAAGTAGCATTTATTTGCTGCTATCAGTCTTAGTCTTATTTCTTCGTGACTGTCcgcattttcattaatatttacccctaaatatttaaagtttgctACCCTTttcaaagttataattattcacTTTTCATATGCCCTTATTTTATNNNNNNNNNNNNNNNNNNNNNNNNNNNNNNNNNNNNNNNNNNNNNNNNNNNNNNNNNNNNNNNNNNNNNNNNNNNNNNNNNNNNNNNNNNNNNNNNNNNNNNNNNNNNNNNNNNNNNNNNNNNNNNNNNNNNNNNNNNNNNNNNNNNNNNNNNNNNNNNNNNNNNNNNNNNNNNNNNNNNNNNNNNNNNNNNNNNNNNNNNNNNNNNNNNNNNNNNNNNNNNNNNNNNNNNNNNNNNNNNNNNNNNNNNNNNNNNNNNNNNNNNNNNNNNNNNNNNNNNNNNNNNNNNNNNNNNNNNNNNNNNNNNNNNNNNNNNNNNNNNNNNNNNNNNNNNNNNNNNNNNNNNNNNNNNTGTTACTACATCTCTTCTAGGTTTATTCAAGAGTGTCTGAAACATGTTCTTGAATGCCTTCGCTATCTTGTCATTTTCTGTTAACAGAGCCCCATCTTCCATTCTTATCATTGTATGTCTGGGTTTAAAACTTCTTCTCACCTCGTTTGCCTTTTCGAAGAATAtccttgttttattttttctgttatcCTCTATTTccttcattttttcttttttccatATTCTTTTATTCGTCCTAATTATTCTTTTTGCCTCTCTTTGTCTTATGGCTAATCTTCTTTTGTTCTCCTCTGTTGGGTCTTGTACTACTCTTAAACGTGCTTTATCTCTATCTGCAATAGCTTCCTTACATTGTTCATTAAACCATGGTTTTCTTTTTATCCTTGGTTCATGGCCCAAAACTTCTTCAGCTGACCTTTTAATTGAATTTCCCATTTTTTCCCAGTAGTGATTTATATCCGTATTATGATCTAAGCCATCTAGGTATTCCTtcagggtgttaccactgggtatcttccctaatcttattattcacatcactcttacttgtcacctatcaaacctacttattatactaagaaatgtatagattgtagattacttcaaataaataaaaaaaaaaaaaggtattccttaattttttctttgtaatttttggcgttgtttttttttcagtatttctttgttaattttctttgtacatttcattatttttgatctTTCTACCGATATTCTAAATTTGACCTTGGCTCTTACTAGGAAGTGATCCGAGACTGCACTACTGCCCCTCGTGCTTCTTACGTCATTTATGCTTGATCTAATTCGGTAGTCTACCATTATGTGATCTATTTGGTTTCTCACCTTCCCACATGGAGATATCCAAGTCTGTTTGTGGATATTTTTATGCGGAAACATTGtactacttattacttattatgtttcTAGCAGTTGCaaaagttattagtttattccCATTATCATTTGTATCGCTGTGTAGACTATCCTTTCCTATTGTTGGTTTATAAGTTTCTTCCTTCCCTATTTTTGCATTGTTATCACCTAAGATGATTTTTGGCTTTCCGGTTGGTAATGCATCGTAAATCCTATCCAATTCTTcgtaaaaagcattttttatttcttcactTTTTTCCTCAGTGGGAGCGTAGCAGTTAATTAGTAGTATGTTAAACCACTTACCTTTAAACTCAACATAGCATATTCTATCATTTATCGGTTCAAATCTCACAACATTTGGCAGAATACTGTTCTTAATTACAAACCCCACTCCTCTTTCATGTTTTTCTCCTCCGCTATAGAAGATTGTCATCTCCTGTGTCTTTAAACTACCAGATCCATCCCATCTTACTTCTTGAACAGCGGTAATGTCTAATTTGTATCGCTCAAGACACGATACAATTGTCGTCATAACTCCAGTTCTATACATCGAGCGCACATTCCAGGTTCCAATTAGTAAATCCGTAAACTCTATTGTCCGAGGCATTGTTTGTTGTTGTTTCGAAATCACTAGTGTTTTATGTGAGGGGTGATCAACCCCACGACAACCCCCATTAATGGTGGGCCCAACATAACTAGGGTCCGCGGGTTCGTTAGGCCCGTTCCTCTAAAATAGAGTACCCTTGtgggaatatatatatatatttttttcaaattacttttataacatttatctgTCTTGCTAAAaagcataaatataaaattattatcaatataacaacatttaaaaattatattttattttatgataaaagaaAATTCCAATATTTTCAATGTAAAAAGAAATATGACAATCGCTTTGTGTTGAATAAAACATTGCATGACCTGTGGTGTAAATATCAATTCGTATAATCGAAATCTACGAGTTTTTCACAGGACAATCtagtgaaaaaaatcaaaaattctaataccaatttattttttagatcgTTGGAGTATAATTAAAACCTACTGTAATGGTAAAAACACTGATTATTTTAAGAGTTTGTATTCCGTTTAATTGGAGTAACGTTTCAATATTTTGTCTATTTagtttatctaatattaatctatatattataaacgttattCTAACTATATTGTTAAGTTTTTGTTCTCTCAACatggttgtattaaaatattttagctaacaagtaattactattttacgggccgaaaaatattttgaagtttaacgatataacgtatatattattaggtaaggATTTACTCCTACTATACACTCATGAGGGGCgagaacaaaaattaattttatttgtttccccTTTTTAACCTATTATTTATGGTACTGTATTGAACtaagtaattttgttatcattatCCCTTACACATTTCAATTAAAtcttaatttcatttatttttcatttgcacAATATctactattgtatttaattaagcctaaaaataataaatttgaaatatacgattttataactttgaattgatttatctatttatttttttatttttttatttatctcttACTAGATTATTGTATGCAATCTACTGTTCATTAATTGAATGATAAATCACGTTTGCGTCCGTTACGCTAtagtatatcgtatattttatcatagacaaaaatattcttaatggtaggtagtaggttagttattataatatctagagAGCTGAGTCTTGTACATAATCAATAGCTATAATAGTAGTATTTAGTGGTACATCAAGATTTATAgcacaacttaaaaaaaataataaaataatttacttaacaataattcttgtgtaaaaatagttttaaaatgctTTCTGTATATTGATCATTATTTCTAAAACATGTGTTCAATTTCTGTAAATTTAAGATACTACAAAATtcaatacagtatattatacctaaccaacaaaatatacgatatattacaaaataaaaaaaaaaactatataaaatatttgttttatacttacTTTGCTTTCAGCAAACGACCCGTTAACACTATTGAatgaatattacatataatatgataaataataatacttttttttttaaatacaactcAGAACTTGTATCTAAAATACGTTGAGtggaaaaaatcattttgatatTTGTGTGACTGCtgcctagt
It contains:
- the LOC103308157 gene encoding uncharacterized protein LOC103308157; its protein translation is MGNSIKRSAEEVLGHEPRIKRKPWFNEQCKEAIADRDKARLRVVQDPTEENKRRLAIRQREAKRIIRTNKRIWKKEKMKEIEDNRKNKTRIFFEKANEVRRSFKPRHTMIRMEDGALLTENDKIAKAFKNIRLEWAGHVWRSGGPIGLATGWKPDTRRPRGRPRQRWKDRITKDASRLGVNDGKEIAQDRDRWRQVVAAAMDLNGP
- the LOC100574936 gene encoding craniofacial development protein 2-like; the encoded protein is MPRTIEFTDLLIGTWNVRSMYRTGVMTTIVSCLERYKLDITAVQEVRWDGSGSLKTQEMTIFYSGGEKHERGVGFVIKNSILPNVVRFEPINDRICYVEFKGKWFNILLINCYAPTEEKSEEIKNAFYEELDRIYDALPTGKPKIILGDNNAKIGKEETYKPTIGKDSLHSDTNDNGNKLITFATARNIISNK